Within the Medicago truncatula cultivar Jemalong A17 chromosome 4, MtrunA17r5.0-ANR, whole genome shotgun sequence genome, the region AGAAGATTGCAAACTCGTACATCAAACATACAGTTTCAGAAAAGGAttcaaaaacagaaataaattCATTGGGGTAAAAACACTGAAATCTTGCTGTGCATAATAagaatttagaaagaaaaaaaagacactAGATTGTGGTTCGAAACTTGGAGACTTTTCCCCCTCTAGAAAATGAACAATGTAAAAGAAAATACATTGGACAAAGCATTTCAAAAAATACACCATGGATCAAACATTTCAAATAAGTTggcaaatttaaaaaaaaaagtgccaAACGAAGTTAATTAACAAaccaaaaagagaaaacaaacatAACTTTGTAAATAAACAAATGCCCCAACAAAACATTCAAATACTAAGATACTTGATTATTCTCAGCTAATTTTTGAACTTTAAAAGATAGAAACCATTTTGTTATAATCAGAATAAGCAATCTACAAACTGTATATTCTTTCCACTGATGCCAAAGATTTTATTTCTCTCCATACCAAGCTTAATGATGACAATAATAGAGATTATCAATGCAAAAGTTAAAAGGATCAAATCAATGAaaataacaacatgaaaacaaaagaaagtcaGAAAGCATGATGCAGTCATTGTATGAAAACTAATTCAACCTCATAAGGGCTGTTCTTGGGACAAAGTCCTCATCCAGAGCCAGGAAGCATGTAGTATAAAGAGGCTTTGCTAGCTTAACTACAAGCCTGTCAAACACCAAAACCAAGTGAAGgcatcagatttttttcaaagaatgCCCCCAAAATTCCAAACAAAAGCTCTgaaattatcattatcattgtAATAATAAACTCTTACTCTGTTAATTAAACTATATATACTGATATAGATAtatatttctttccttccagGAATAAACTACTACCACTACCACTACCACTACCACTAAGATGAACAAGTAAAAATACCAACTAAACTAAACCCTTGtttaaaccaacaaaaacaaggGAATTAGCATCTTCAATCCTCTCCATCCAATCCAATATCTCCAACATTTCCTTCATACTTTCTCTTTACAATATTCTTCACGCTTATACCTCAATCCCATTACCCCATTTACAAGCTGCAATTCACTTCACAGCTTCTCTACCTCTGCAATGATCAACCATCAAACAATCAGTATAAACACcacaaaatcatgaaaaataacCTCGCACCAACATATCTGATCAAATGGGCGGCCGGTATCCATCACAGACATACACAACAAATGTGATTACTTTCAATTAATTCACATTCTCAAATTATCAACGTTGTGAGTGTCGTGTCTGTGTCGATACTTCGCAGATAAAAACACAGGGTAAAAAAAGTACCTTTGTTGGTGTATCAGCTACCCTATAAGCATCAGCAGTTATACCCACTAACCATAATCCAGGAAAAACATtctgaaaacaaaataaacaaacaaataatcaaatagtattcataatcatcaatcagaagaagaaagtaataaaaaatcTGAATGAATGAGAAATTGAGAATCATTATCATACATCCATTTGTTTCTGAACATTCTTGGCCCTCTTTCTGGGCCTACGATTGGGCCTAGAACCAGTCATGACAAAAATATCCTCTTCGATCTCATCCTTCGAAAGAGCGATCCAGAATTTCCTCTTTTCCTTCTTCTCACCACAGTTTGTATCAGCAAAACCCCTGAGCCTCAGCGATTTCGGAGCTGGATTCTCACCGTTAACACCTTCCTGCAATTCTCCACCGTTGTTGTTTCTAGAACCTCCTGCTCCGATCTCAAACCCGCCTCTCGGTATCATCGGCTTCCTCGGCCTCAAATTCCACGGCTTCTGCACTATCTCCTCCGCTCCACCACCAGCTTCAGCATCGTCTTCAGCGTCGCGTTTTCTGTCACCGGCGTTGTCATCGGTTTCGTTGTTCGACGACGGCGTCGGGGGAGCTTGTCTCTGAGAGGAGGAAGAAGCAAATCCGAATCGGTTTCTCGCGGTTCGGGATCCGAGTCGGTGAGGACGGGAGTCAGGTTCGGAATCAGGCTCGGAAGCATGATCGGGTGGACGACGGGAACGGTGGTGGTTGGTGGCGTTAGTGTTGTTTTTTCCGGTGCCGCCCCATTTGAGAAA harbors:
- the LOC11406897 gene encoding uncharacterized protein; this encodes MATTPASVKSQPLHNFSLPFLKWGGTGKNNTNATNHHRSRRPPDHASEPDSEPDSRPHRLGSRTARNRFGFASSSSQRQAPPTPSSNNETDDNAGDRKRDAEDDAEAGGGAEEIVQKPWNLRPRKPMIPRGGFEIGAGGSRNNNGGELQEGVNGENPAPKSLRLRGFADTNCGEKKEKRKFWIALSKDEIEEDIFVMTGSRPNRRPRKRAKNVQKQMDNVFPGLWLVGITADAYRVADTPTKR